Proteins encoded within one genomic window of Deltaproteobacteria bacterium:
- a CDS encoding chemotaxis response regulator protein-glutamate methylesterase encodes MRKPIRTLIVDDSALVRRLLRQILDSDPAIEVMGTAGDPLIAARKMTREVPDVVLLDVEMPRMSGLEFLEQLMSQHPIPVVICSSHTSRDSQVAFDALRMGAVEIIEKPKVGTAAFIEESRLRLCDAVKAASRARLGPPRADAAAWQPRERAMVSQPPPAQLARAVAGYRNVVLGASTGGTEAIRGLLTALPAQSPPIAIVQHMPEHFTRMFARNLDELSELEVREAATGDLMRPGRVYIAPGNRHLELRRRRHGVVCQVRDGPLVRRHRPSVDVLFQSAADSLGAQALGILLTGMGDDGARGLQAMHEAGARTLAQDEQSSVVFGMPAEAIRRGAVDRVISLHDLARCLLMESELSGGSRGAVG; translated from the coding sequence ATGCGCAAGCCCATCCGCACCCTCATCGTCGACGACTCGGCCCTGGTGCGCCGCCTGCTCCGGCAGATCCTCGACTCGGACCCCGCCATCGAGGTGATGGGCACGGCGGGGGACCCCCTCATCGCCGCGCGCAAGATGACCCGCGAGGTTCCCGACGTCGTGCTCCTCGACGTGGAGATGCCGCGGATGAGCGGGCTGGAGTTCCTCGAGCAGCTGATGAGCCAGCACCCGATCCCGGTGGTCATCTGCTCCAGCCACACCTCGCGGGACTCCCAGGTGGCCTTCGACGCCCTGCGGATGGGCGCGGTGGAGATCATCGAGAAGCCGAAGGTGGGCACCGCGGCCTTCATCGAGGAGTCCCGCCTGCGCCTCTGCGACGCGGTGAAGGCCGCCTCCCGGGCCAGGCTCGGGCCGCCCCGGGCGGACGCCGCGGCCTGGCAGCCCCGGGAGCGCGCCATGGTGAGCCAGCCGCCGCCGGCCCAGCTCGCGCGGGCGGTCGCGGGCTACCGCAACGTGGTGCTCGGGGCGTCGACCGGCGGGACCGAGGCCATCCGGGGGTTGCTCACGGCCCTCCCGGCGCAGTCGCCTCCCATCGCCATCGTGCAGCACATGCCCGAGCACTTCACCCGGATGTTCGCGCGCAACCTCGACGAGCTCTCCGAGCTGGAGGTGCGCGAGGCCGCCACCGGCGACCTCATGCGGCCGGGCCGCGTCTACATCGCGCCCGGCAACCGGCACCTCGAGCTGCGGCGCCGCCGCCACGGCGTCGTCTGTCAGGTTCGGGACGGGCCCCTGGTGCGGCGCCACCGCCCCTCCGTGGACGTGCTCTTCCAGTCGGCGGCGGACTCCCTCGGGGCTCAAGCGCTGGGCATCCTCCTCACGGGGATGGGCGACGACGGCGCCCGGGGCCTCCAGGCGATGCACGAGGCCGGCGCGCGCACCCTCGCCCAGGACGAGCAGAGCTCGGTCGTCTTCGGGATGCCCGCCGAGGCCATCCGGCGAGGTGCGGTGGACCGGGTGATCTCCCTGCACGACCTGGCCCGCTGCCTGCTGATGGAGTCCGAGCTCTCGGGGGGGAGTCGAGGAGCCGTAGGATGA